Within the Enterobacter bugandensis genome, the region TAAAGAGCGTAAAATCTCGCTGCCACGCTAAGGATATCCTGAATCAATCACATTTTCTGTGTGAAACGAGGGATTTCTTTCAGCAGGCTCAGCAAAATGCCATGCTCCTTGAGTTGATAAAAGGCCGCTATGCGGCCTTTTTCTTTTCTTTACAATGTATCAACATCTTAGTAGAGAAGCGAATTACAGGTATTCAACCTTGATAATTTCGTATTCCACTTCACCGCCAGGGGTGCGGATGGTGACAACATCGTCCTGCTCTTTGCCAATCAGGCCGCGAGCAATGGGTGAGTTCACCGAAATCAGGTTCTGTTTGAAGTCTGCTTCATCATCGCCCACGATGCGATAGGTTTGCTCTTCATCGTTGTCGAGGTTCAGAACGCTGACGGTAGAACCAAAGATCACGCGACCGTTGTTAGGCATTTTGGTGATATCGATAACCTGCGCATTAGACAGTTTCGCTTCGATATCTTTAATGCGCCCTTCACAGAAACCCTGCTGCTCGCGCGCCGCATGGTATTCAGCATTCTCTTTCAGGTCGCCATGCTCACGGGCTTCCGCGATAGCGGCGATGATTTCAGGGCGACGCACGGATTTCAGGAAATCCAGCTCTTCGCGCAGTTTTTCGGCACCACGTAAGGTCATCGGAATAGCTTGCATTTGTTATACCTCTTAAACATTCCTGTTGGGAGCAGTGTTCCCTGCTCCTGCCCCCCGAAGCGGGCAAGAAGCAAAAAGAAAACCGACCCGGGAGCGACGCCCCAGGTCAGCAGCAATTTTTCAATTTGATACGCATTTTACCGCGAAGTTCACTATGGGTCATCGTTTACTTTGCAGTGCCATGCACCGTAGTATGACGGTTTGTTTTCGGGTTGTTAGCGCGAGATTATGCGATTTTCCAGTTTTATCATCGGATTGACTACCAGTATAACGTTCACCGCCCAGGCCGCGAATGTTGATGAGTACATTAATCAGCTCCCCGCAGGCGCGAACCTCGCCCTGATGGTGCAGAAGGTTGGCGCACAGGCTCCCGAGATTGACTATCACAGTCAACAGATGGCGCTGCCTGCCAGTACCCAGAAGGTGATCACTGCCCTCGCCGCCCTGCTCCAACTCGGGCCTGACTTCCGTTTTACCACCACGCTTGAAACCAAAGGTAACGTCGACGGTGGCGAACTGAAAGGCGATCTTATCGCCCGTTTCGGTGGCGATCCCACCTTTAAGCGCCAGGATATCCGCAACATGGTAGCGGTGTTGAAAAAATCCGGCGTGACAAAAATCGATGGCAACGTGCTGATCGATACCTCCATTTTTGCCAGCCACGATAAAGCACCAGGCTGGCCGTGGAACGACATGACGCAGTGCTTTAGCGCCCCGCCAGCCGCCGCGATTGTTGACCGCAACTGCTTCTCGATTTCCCTTTACAGCGCGCCCAAGCCAGATGATTTAGCGTTCATTCGCGTGGCATCTTACTATCCGGTGACCATGTTTAGCCAGGTGCGAACGCTGGCTAAAGGCTCCCCTGATGCCCAGTACTGCGAACTGGACGTGGTGCCTGGCGATCTTAACCGCTACACCCTCACCGGCTGCCTGACGCAGCGCGCCGATCCCCTGCCGCTGGCCTTCGCGATTCAGGATGGCGCAAGCTATGCGGGTGCGATTCTCAAGGATGAGCTGAAGCAGGCGGGAATAACCTACTCCGGCACGCTGCTACGCCAGACGCAGGTCAACCAGCCCGGAACGGTCATTGCCAGCAAACAGTCGCCACCGCTGCACGATTTGCTGCGAATTATGCTGAAAAAGTCTGACAACATGATTGCCGACACCGTGTTCCGCATGATTGGCCACGCGCGTTTCGGCGTGCCGGGAACCTGGCGCGCGGGCTCAGACGCTGTTCGTCAGATCCTGCGCCAGCAGGCGGGGATCGATCTGGGTAACACTATCGCCGTTGATGGTTCAGGATTATCGCGTCATAACCTGATTGCCCCGGCCACCATGATGCAGGTGCTTCAGTACATTGCACAACATGACACTGAGCTAAACTTTATCTCAATGCTGCCGCTTGCCGGACACGACGGTTCGCTGCAGTACCGCGCCGGGCTTCATGCAGCGGGTGTGGATGGCAAAGTCTCCGCGAAAACAGGTTCACTGCAGGGGGTGTATAACCTGGCAGGGTTCATCACGACCGCCAGCGGACAGCGCATGGCATTCGTGCAGTATCTTTCCGGCTATGCCGTCGAACCGACCGACCAGCGCAACCGCCGTATTCCACTGGTTCGCTTCGAAAGCAGGCTTTATAAAGACATCTACCAGAATAACTAGCGATGAAACTACTTATAGTTGAAGACGATCTGTTATTACAGGAAGGACTGGCTCTGGGACTCGCCAATGAAGGCTATGCCCTGGACTGTGCCGGCACCGCGGCAGAAGCAGATGCCCTGATCCAGAGCGGCGAATACAGCCTGGTGATCCTTGACCTGGGCTTGCCGGACAAAGACGGCGCGACGTTGCTTACCCAGTGGCGTCGCCGGGGCATCGCCAATCCGGTGTTAATCCTGACGGCACGCGACGCCATTGAAGATCGTATTACAGGCCTTGATGCTGGCGCCGATGATTACCTGGTGAAGCCCTTTGCGCTTGCAGAACTTCAGGCTCGGGTGCGAGCGTTAATACGCCGTTATCAGGGCCATAGTGATAACTTACTAACCGACGGGGACATTACCCTGAATCTGCAAACCCAGCAGGTATTGCGCCAGTCCCAGCCCGTTGAAGTCACACCAAAAGAGTTCGCCTTGCTGACGCGTCTGATCATGCGCAGCGGACAAACGGTACACAGAGAAACCCTTCAGCAGGATATCTATTCCTGGCAGGACGATCCGGGGTCAAATACCCTGGAAGTCCACATCCACAACCTGCGTCGTAAGCTCGGCAAAGACCGGATTAAAACCGTCCGCGGCGTTGGCTACCGCCTGGAGAGCCAGAAATGAACAGCATGCGTCGGCGATTAATGGTGTTGCTGGCGGTCATTCTGTTATTTTTCCAGCTGATAAGCGTCATTTGGTTGTGGCACGAAAGCCGCGAGCAGATTGGCTTTCTGGTGAACGAAACGCTGTCGGCAAAATCGCGTAACAACCACGTCGAGAAAGAGATCCGCGAAGCGATTGCCTCGCTGCTGGTTCCTTCCCTGGTGATGGTTGGGTTTACGTTGTTTTTCTCGTTCTGGGCGGTCACCTGGATAACCCGACCGCTGAACAAACTGCGCGTGAGCCTGGCTAACCGTTCGGCGGATAACCTAACCCCACTTCCTATGTATTCCGACATGGAAGAAATCGGCGCCGTTACCACCTCGCTCAATCAGCTACTCGCCAGGCTGGACAGTACCATTCAGCAGGAGCGTCTCTTCACGGCTGACGCCGCCCATGAACTGCGAACGCCTCTTGCCGGAATCAGGCTCCATCTGGAGCTCATGGCCCAGTCAGGCTCTACGCAGGCCACGACGCTCATCAGCCGTATTGACCAGCTAATGCACACCGTTGAGCAACTGCTGATGCTGGCCCGTGCAGGACAGGCATTGGCGAGCGGCCACTATGAAACCATCAACTGGACGGACACCATTATCACGCCTCTTGGTCTTGAGCATGAAGCCAAAGAGCATACGGTGATTTGGCCTGCTAAAAGCGCGCTCACGGTTCAGGGAGACGCGGTACTGCTGCGGCTGATGCTGCGCAACCTGCTGGAGAATGCCGGGCGCTACAGCCCGACAGGCACCACGATTACCGTGACGCTTACCGAGGTCGAAGGCGGTACGCAGCTCAGCGTTATCGATCAGGGGCCTGGTATTGACGAAGCGCATCGACAGTCGATCACGGAGCCGTTCCGTCGCCTCGATCAGCGTTACGGCGGCAGCGGCCTTGGCCTGAGTATCGTACAGCGCATCCTGCAGCTTCATCACGGTAAGCTGATGCTGGAGAATGGTGCTGAAGGCGGCCTGATAGCAAGCTGCTGGCTGCCCTCAACGCTGGAATGAAAAAAGCCCCCTGATGGGGGCTTTGGACAGATATTAGTGCTTGTAGATGAACTCGACGCCTTCTTCGTCGTCTTCATCCCAGTCATCGTCCCAGTCGTCTTCCTCTTCCGCTTCCAGCTCTTCGAGCTGCTGGCGGTGGTAGTCATCCCACATGAATTCGACTTTTTCTGGCTGTTTCGCTTCTTCAGCCTGAACGACAGGGTTCTCGATGATGAAGGTCATCACATCCCAGCAGAGATCTTTCACGCCAACCTGGCTTGCCGCGGAGATAAGGTAGTATTTATCTTCCCAGCCCATCGCTTCGGCAATCGCTTTGGCTTTCGCTTCGGCTTCCGCTTTATCCATCAGGTCGATCTTGTTGAAGACCAGCCAGCGTGGCTTACTCGCCAGTTTTTCGCTGTATTTTTCCAGCTCACCGATAATGATACGGGCGTTTTCAACCGGATCGGAACCGTCGATCGGATCGATGTCGATGAGGTGCAACAGTACGCGGCAACGCTCAAGGTGCTTCAGGAAGCGAATACCCAGGCCAGCCCCTTCCGCAGCGCCTTCAATCAGGCCCGGAATATCGGCGACCACAAAGCTCTTCTCGTTATCCATACGGACAACGCCGAGGCTTGGTACCAGCGTGGTAAACGGATAGTCCGCTACTTTTGGCTTGGCCGCAGAGACGGCGCGAATAAAGGTCGATTTACCTGCGTTTGGCATACCCAGCATGCCCACGTCAGCCAGCAGCATCAGTTCAAGTTGCAGGTCGCGCTTATCACCCGGGGTACCCATCGTTTTCTGACGCGGGGTACGGTTAACGGAAGATTTGAAACGGCTGTTACCCAGACCGTGCCAGCCGCCTTTCGCCACCATCAGGCGCTGACCGTGTTTGGTCATATCGCCCATGGTTTCACCGGTGCCCTGATCGATAACGCGCGTACCAACCGGAACCTTAATGGTCACGTCTTTACCGCGTTTACCGGTACAGTCACGGCTCTGGCCGTTCTGTCCGCGTTCTGCGCGGAAGGATTTTTCAAAGCGGTAGTCGATCAGCGTGTTGAGGTTTTCATCCGCCTCCAGCCACACGTCACCACCATCGCCACCGTCACCGCCGTCAGGGCCGCCACGAGGAATATATTTTTCACGGCGGAAGCTTACACAACCGTTACCGCCATCACCTGCCACGACCAGAATCGTCGCTTCATCAACAAACTTCATTTTACTCTCCGTAACTCATTCGCCTGAGCGGGGGACTACTACGACCGCTTCATTTTTGCGCCAACGTCCCCAAAGACGATGACCAATGGCGGAATACATCGCGCCCGCAACCACGACAAACGCACCGAGATAGCCCAACAGGTTGAGCATCGGTCTGACGAAGACATCGGGCCAGGCCATTGATAACAAATCTGAAAATAACAGCGTAAACAGCGGGGTAAGCGTGATCAATGCGCTCACCTGTGCTGCCTGCCAGCGCGCCATCGCTTCCGCCAGCGCGCCATAACCGACCAGCGTGTTAAGCCCACAAAAAATGAGGCACGCCAGTTGCCAGTCGCTCAGCTGGGTAATGACGCCCGGCTTCGCTAACGGCAATAATGCCACTGTACACAAAGTGTACAGCAAAAAAAGGATCTGCTGTGAGGCCAGGCGACGCAATAACACCTTTTGCGCGACGCCATAGCTCACCCAGACCGTTGCTGCACCCACGCCGAAGATCACGCCCCAGGTGTAGTCCGTAAGCCGGGTAAAAATCTCGATCAGGCTGGTGTTGAAGAACATCACCAGGCCGCATAGCAGCATGCTTGCCCCGATAATCTGCGTCCCGCGCATCTTCTCTTTGAGGATGAACACGCTCGCGACCATCATGCCGACAGGCGAAAGCTGACCAATCACCTGAGACGCCGTAGGGCTCAAATACTGCAGGGAAGAGCTGAACAGGATAAAGTTACCGAACAGACCACCCGTCGCAATGGCCAGTAACACCAGCCATCGAGGTTTGCGGAAGAGCCGTAGCGGTGGAAGCTTGCCTTTAACTGCAAGGATGGTCCCGAGACCAATGCTTGCCATCAGGAAGCGATAAAAGACCACCGTAGGCGGCTCCATCACTTCCAGTACCTGCTTCATTGCAATTGGCAGCGCACCCCAGCACATTGCGGTCGTGAGCGCCAAAAGAATACCAATGCCGGCCTGCTGCTTCATGCCCGTTTTCCCTACAGAAAATTTTCCGGGTTTCCAATGTAAAAAGCCCCGCAACACGTTGCGGGGCTTTAATCCGTTACCGGACCGAGAAAACCTTACTCAGCAACGATGCTGATGTATTTACGGTTGTTCGGGCCTTTAACTTCAAATTTCACTTTACCGTCTGCTTTAGCAAACAGAGTGTGGTCACGACCGCAACCTACGTTGTTGCCAGCGTGGAATTTGGTACCACGTTGACGAACGATGATGCTACCCGCCAGAACGGATTCGCCACCGAAACGCTTAACGCCCAGGCGTTTAGCTTCTGAATCGCGACCGTTACGTGTGGAGCCGCCAGCCTTTTTATGTGCCATTTAAATCTCTCCTCAGGTCTTAGGCGCTGATGCCAGTAATTTTCACATCAGTGAACCACTGACGGTGGCCCTGCTGCTTACGGTAGTGTTTACGACGACGAAACTTAACGATTTTAACTTTCTCGCCACGACCGTGTGCAACAACTTCAGCTTTGATAACGCCGCCATCAACGAAAGGAACGCCGATTTTGACTTCTTCACCGTTTGCGATCATCAGAACTTCTGCGAACTCAACAGATTCGCCAGTTGCGATGTCCAGCTTTTCCAGGCGAACGGTCTGACCTTCGCTTACTCGGTGTTGTTTACCACCACTTTGGAAAACCGCGTACATATAAACTCCGCTTCCGCGCACGTCCTCGTATGAATCAGAGTGCGCTATAAATATTCACAATAGGGCGCGAATATTACGCAAAACGCGAGCCTTTGACAAGTGCTACCGTCAATACATGAAGAAAAAAAACACAACACGTACGGTAACGTTTATCTGAGCCGTTTTTTCAGTACAATCAGCACTACTATTGATAAACCGAAACCCTTCGTTACCCCATTGAAGATGGGATCAACAGGATAAAAAGCCCGGCTTTTGCGATGAATTTAGAAAAAATCAACGAGTTAACCGCGCAAGATATGGCGGGTGTAAATGCAGCAATCCTGGAGCAACTCAACTCTGACGTTCAGCTGATCAATCAGTTGGGCTATTACATTGTCAGCGGCGGCGGTAAACGCATTCGCCCGATGATTGCCATTCTGGCTGCCAGAGCCGTTGGCTATCAGGGAAATGCCCACGTGACGATCGCCGCGCTGATCGAATTTATTCACACCGCGACGCTTCTGCATGACGATGTTGTGGATGAATCCGATATGCGTCGTGGCAAGGCCACGGCAAACGCTGCCTTCGGGAACGCCGCCAGCGTTCTGGTCGGGGACTTTATCTATACCCGCGCCTTCCAGATGATGACCAGCCTGGGCTCTCTGAAAGTGCTCGAGGTGATGTCCGAAGCCGTCAACGTCATCGCTGAAGGCGAAGTGCTGCAGCTGATGAACGTCAATGACCCCGATATCACCGAAGAAAACTACATGCGCGTTATCTACAGCAAAACAGCGCGCCTGTTTGAAGCGGCCGCCCAGTGTTCCGGCATCCTGGCTGGCTGTTCCGAGGCGCAGGAAAAAGGATTGCAGGATTATGGGCGCTATCTGGGTACTGCCTTCCAGCTGATTGATGATTTGCTGGACTACAGCGCGGACGGCGAAACGCTCGGCAAAAACGTTGGCGATGACCTGAACGAAGGCAAACCGACCCTGCCGCTGCTTCACGCGATGCGTAACGGAACGGCCGACCAGGCGAAAATGATCCGTGAGGCGATCGAACAGGGAAATGGTCGCCATCTTCTGGAACCTGTACTGGAAACGATGGCCATCTGCGGCTCGCTGGAATGGACGCGTCAGCGTGCTGAAGAAGAGGCTGACAAAGCCATCGAAGCTCTCCAGGTTATTCCAGACAGCCCATGGCGCGATGCCCTGATTGGTCTTGCCCACATCGCTGTTCAACGCGACCGTTAATCTTGCACCCACCTCCCCGTATCCATCGCGGGGAGGTTCAAAAACGCACCAGTAAATTCCGCATTCATGTAAATGAATCGGGTTAGAGCCCGCATGAATAAAGCCATGTCTTATTCTGAATATCCCTTCAAGTAACGCGAACTTTTTAGAACAAGAAGTCGAAATGGGTATAGTAAGCCAGTCGTTTCAGAAGAAACGGCGTAGGTGAATCCGAACTTAAGGACAGCGTTATGGATACGAAATTTATCGACTGGCATACGGCAGATATCATTGCGGCACTGCGCAAAAGAGGTACGTCACTTGCAGCAGAGTCCCGCCGCCATGGTCTGAGTTCTTCCACCCTGGCCAACGCCCTGACCCGCCCCTGGCCAAAGGGAGAATTGATTATCGCGACGGCGCTGGAAACGCACCCGTGGGTGATCTGGCCTTCACGTTATCACGATCCTGTTACTCATGAATTTATCGACAGAACGCGCATGATGCGCCAGAGAAAAGCAAAAACAGAACCGCAGGGATAACGGTTTTTTTGACAGGAATAGCAACCCCCCGGTCATTTCTGGCAGGGGGCTGCCGGAACGATTATTCGCCCTTCACACGCTCGATATTGGCACCCAGCGCGCGCAGTTTGTCTTCAATACGTTCATAGCCACGATCGATGTGATAAATACGATCCACCACCGTTGTGCCTTCCGCGATACAGCCCGCCAGCACCAGGCTTGCAGACGCACGCAAATCCGTTGCCATTACCTGAGCACCGGACAGTTTCTCAACGCCATGGCAAATCACGGTGTTACTTTCGATCTCAGCATGTGCACCCATACGGATCAGTTCAGGTACGTGCATAAAACGGTTCTCGAAAATCGTCTCGGTAATCACACCGGTTCCTTCGGCAACCAGGTTCAGCAGAGTGAACTGTGCCTGCATATCGGTCGGGAATGCCGGATGCGGAGCCGTACGCACGGTCACCGCTTTAGGACGCTTACCGTGCATGTCGAGGCTGATCCAGTCTTCACCGGTTTCAACATCGGCACCCGCTTCACGCAGCTTCGCCAGAACGGCATCCAGAGTGTCTGGCTGTGCATTACGGCAGACAATCTTACCGCCGGAAATGGCCGCAGCCACCAGGAAGGTGCCGGTTTCGATACGGTCCGGCAGAACGCGATACACACCACCGCCCAGACGCTCAACGCCTTCAATGGTGATGCGGTCAGTACCCTGGCCGGAAATCTTCGCGCCCAGCGCCACGAGGAAATTGGCGGTATCCACGATCTCCGGTTCGCGCGCGGCGTTTTCGATGATGGTGGTACCTTCTGCCAGCGTTGCAGCAGACATGATGGTGACGGTAGCGCCTACGCTCACTTTGTCCATGACAATGTGCGCGCCTTTCAGACGACCGTTGACGGAGGCCTTAACGTAACCCTCTTCCAGCTTGATCTCTGCGCCCAGTTTCTCCAGGCCAAAGATATGCAGGTCAACCGGACGCGCGCCGATGGCGCAACCACCCGGCAGCGAAACCTGACCCTGACCGAAACGTGCCACCAGCGGGCCAAGCGCCCAGATAGATGCACGCATGGTTTTAACCAGATCGTAAGGCGCAGAGAAGTTGTTCACGTTGCTGGCGTCGATCCAGACGGAACCGTTGCGCTCAACTTTAGTGCCCAACTGGGTGAGCAACTTCATGGTCGTGTCGATATCTTTCAGCTTCGGTACGTTCTGAATTTCTACCGGCTCTTCCGCGAGCAGCGCAGCAAAGAGGATTGGCAGCGCGGCGTTCTTCGCGCCAGAAATTGTGACTTCGCCCTGGAGACGCGTTGGCCCCTGTACACGAAATTTATCCATTGTGTGCTCTCTTATAAATTCAACCGTGCTGCGGGCCTGTCGCCCTCAGCTCAAAAACCGTTTAGTTTGCGATCGCGTGCCCACTCTTGCGGGGTGAACGCTTTAATCGACAGGGCGTGGATGCGGTTATCCGCAATATATTCCATCAGCGGCGCGTACACAGCCTGCTGCTTCTTCACACGGCTCATACCGTCGAACATCTCACCCACAGCAATAACCTGGAAGTGACTGCCATCGCCAGTGACGTGGGCTTCCTGAAGGGAGAGTGCATTCATCAGCACTGTCTGGATTTCATGATTTTCCATGGGCTCTTAATCATCTGATAGTGAAAACAAGCCCAACATCTTAGAGCAAAGTGGCGTCGTCTTAAACAAGCAAAAAGCCCCGACGATGAAACTGTCAGGGCTTTCGGAAGTAACGCACTGAAAATATTAACGAGGCAGTACGTCCTGAGGCAGATTGTAGAGTTGCGCAAGGGTAACGACATTGTCACTTGCGCCATGAAGCATGACGCTTATTCCCTGCTTTTTGCCCACGGCAACCAGATGGGCGAGCAGCGCAACGCCTGCCGTATCCACCCGCGTGACGTCGGTTAAGTCGATAAGCGTCACGCCCTGCATCGCTTCCTGGCGTTTATCCCACAGTGGGTTCAGCAGATCCTGGTCCAGCTCGCCGGACAGCCTTAACGTCTCACCTTCACGCGACCAGCGGAGTTGCTGCGACATTACTTCTTCTCGTCCAGGGTAATTTTCTGACGAGCAATGGACTGCAGCTGTGCGGTCAGGCCATCAATGCCCTTGGTGCGCAGCAGGTCGCTCCACTCGTTCTGCTTGGTGGTGATCATGCTTACGCCTTCGGCGATCATATCATACGCCTGCCAGTGGCCGGTCTGGCTGTTTTTACGCCACTGGAAATCCAGGCGCACCGGCGGACGGCCGTTAGGATCGATGATCGTTACGCGAATAGGCACGATGGTCGCATCACCCAGCGGCTGCTCCGGGGCGATCTGATAGGTCTGACCGTGGTACATCGCCAGCGCCTGACCATACGCCTGCTTCAGGTATTCACGGAATGCGGCAAAATAGGCCTCACGCTGCGCCGGGGTGGCGTCTTTGTAATAGCGGCCGAGCACCAGCGCTCCCGCATATTTGATCTGCACATACGGCAGCAGTTCCTGGTCAACCACGTCACGCAGATAGTCAGGATTCGCGCGAATTTTTGGCTGTTCGTTTTTGAGACGGTCGAAGGTTTTCTTCGCAGCTTCGTCCATCAGTTTGTACGGGTTGCTCTGATCCGCAGCATGTGCCGCAGTGAGAGGGGCAATGACCAGCATGGCAACCATTAACAGTCGTTTAAACATGAATGACTTCTCCTGAATTAATTCGCAGCACCAGGGGTCGGCGCAACGTTGGTATGGTCTTCACTCTGCGCAGGGGCATCGTCAGACTTTTTATCATCCCCTTTACTGTTGTAAAGGAACTGACCAATCATGTCCTCCAGCACCATCGCGGACTTCGTATCCTGGATAACGCTACCGTCTTTAAGGATAGTCGTTCCCAGCTCAGGATCTTCAAAGCCGACGTTAAGTGCCAGATATTGTTCACCCAGCAGGCCGGAAGTACGGATAGAAAGGGAGCTGGTGTCCGGAATGTGGTTGTAACGTTCTTCGATATCCATCGCGACGCGCGGCAGATACGTTTTCTCATCGAGCGTAATGTCAGATACGCGGCCGATCACCACGCCGCCAATGCGGACCGGTGAACGCGCCTTCAGCCCGCCGATGTTATCGAACGTGGCATAGATGCGATACGTCGGCTCGGTGCGCACAGACGTAATATCTGCCGCTCTCAGGCAGATAAACAGCGCCGCCAGCAGCGCCAGCAGCAGGAAAACGCCGACCCAAATTTCATTTTTTCTCGTTTGCATGAACTCAATTCCCAAACATCAGTGCGGTGAGCACAAAATCCAGGCCCAGTACGGCCAGCGACGAATGTACGACAGTACGTGTAGTTGCACGGCTAATGCCCGCCGACGTCGGGATAGCATCGTAACCATTGAACAATGCAATCCAGGTGACCGTAATGGCAAACACCACGCTTTTAATCAGGCAGTTAACCAGATCCATTCGCAGGTCGATGGCGTCCTGCATCGCGGACCAGAAGAAGCCGGCATCGATGCCTTTCCAGTGGACCCCAACCAGCGAACCGCCCCAGATCCCCACGGCGACAAACAGAATAGTCAGTAGCGGGAGCGAGATCACCCCCGCCCAGAAACGCGGCGAGATCACGCGACGCAGCGGATCGACCGCCATCATTTCCATGCTGGAGAGCTGCTCGGTGGCACGCATCAGGCCAATCTCAGCCGTTAATGCCGACCCAGCGCGTCCGGCAAACAGCAGTGCCGCCACAACCGGACCCAATTCGCGCAGCAGCGAAAGCGCCACCAGCATTCCGAGGCTGGTTTCCGCACTGTAGGTTGTCAGAACAAGGTAGCCCTGCAGCCCCAGCACCATGCCGATAAACAGACCGGAAACAATAATGATGAGCATCGACAGCACGCCGACATTATAAAGCTGACGCACCAGCAGAGGGGCGTGCTTGCTAAACTCCGGCTTGCCGACCAGCGCGTTG harbors:
- the ibaG gene encoding BolA family iron metabolism protein IbaG, which gives rise to MENHEIQTVLMNALSLQEAHVTGDGSHFQVIAVGEMFDGMSRVKKQQAVYAPLMEYIADNRIHALSIKAFTPQEWARDRKLNGF
- the mlaC gene encoding phospholipid-binding protein MlaC, with amino-acid sequence MFKRLLMVAMLVIAPLTAAHAADQSNPYKLMDEAAKKTFDRLKNEQPKIRANPDYLRDVVDQELLPYVQIKYAGALVLGRYYKDATPAQREAYFAAFREYLKQAYGQALAMYHGQTYQIAPEQPLGDATIVPIRVTIIDPNGRPPVRLDFQWRKNSQTGHWQAYDMIAEGVSMITTKQNEWSDLLRTKGIDGLTAQLQSIARQKITLDEKK
- the mlaD gene encoding outer membrane lipid asymmetry maintenance protein MlaD, encoding MQTRKNEIWVGVFLLLALLAALFICLRAADITSVRTEPTYRIYATFDNIGGLKARSPVRIGGVVIGRVSDITLDEKTYLPRVAMDIEERYNHIPDTSSLSIRTSGLLGEQYLALNVGFEDPELGTTILKDGSVIQDTKSAMVLEDMIGQFLYNSKGDDKKSDDAPAQSEDHTNVAPTPGAAN
- the mlaB gene encoding lipid asymmetry maintenance protein MlaB; the encoded protein is MSQQLRWSREGETLRLSGELDQDLLNPLWDKRQEAMQGVTLIDLTDVTRVDTAGVALLAHLVAVGKKQGISVMLHGASDNVVTLAQLYNLPQDVLPR
- the murA gene encoding UDP-N-acetylglucosamine 1-carboxyvinyltransferase, whose translation is MDKFRVQGPTRLQGEVTISGAKNAALPILFAALLAEEPVEIQNVPKLKDIDTTMKLLTQLGTKVERNGSVWIDASNVNNFSAPYDLVKTMRASIWALGPLVARFGQGQVSLPGGCAIGARPVDLHIFGLEKLGAEIKLEEGYVKASVNGRLKGAHIVMDKVSVGATVTIMSAATLAEGTTIIENAAREPEIVDTANFLVALGAKISGQGTDRITIEGVERLGGGVYRVLPDRIETGTFLVAAAISGGKIVCRNAQPDTLDAVLAKLREAGADVETGEDWISLDMHGKRPKAVTVRTAPHPAFPTDMQAQFTLLNLVAEGTGVITETIFENRFMHVPELIRMGAHAEIESNTVICHGVEKLSGAQVMATDLRASASLVLAGCIAEGTTVVDRIYHIDRGYERIEDKLRALGANIERVKGE
- the mlaE gene encoding lipid asymmetry maintenance ABC transporter permease subunit MlaE; the encoded protein is MLLNALAALGHRGIKTIRTFGRAGLMLFNALVGKPEFSKHAPLLVRQLYNVGVLSMLIIIVSGLFIGMVLGLQGYLVLTTYSAETSLGMLVALSLLRELGPVVAALLFAGRAGSALTAEIGLMRATEQLSSMEMMAVDPLRRVISPRFWAGVISLPLLTILFVAVGIWGGSLVGVHWKGIDAGFFWSAMQDAIDLRMDLVNCLIKSVVFAITVTWIALFNGYDAIPTSAGISRATTRTVVHSSLAVLGLDFVLTALMFGN